In Palaemon carinicauda isolate YSFRI2023 chromosome 41, ASM3689809v2, whole genome shotgun sequence, the following are encoded in one genomic region:
- the CaBP1 gene encoding protein disulfide-isomerase A6 homolog, with protein MRVFAVICAVLLGRASALYSSSSGVIDLTPSNFQKEVINSDAVWVVEFYAPWCGHCQQLVPEYQKAAQALKGVVKVGAVNADDHKSLGGQYGVRGFPTIKIFGLDKNKPEDYNGQRSAQGIVDAAIKTAREKVNAQLSGKRGSSGGSSGSGSADDVIELTDSNFEKLVLKSDDMWLVEFFAPWCGHCKNLAPHWQKAATELKGKVKLGALDATVHQVMASRYGVQGYPTIKFFYKGDVEDYEGGRTASDIVAFGNDRAAVNIEPPEVVQLTDEKVLEEACKKHQICIIAVLPHILDCQSECRNNYISMLTKLGDKYKQKMWGWVWSEAISQSALEEALDIGGFGYPALAALNAKKMQFALLKGSFSENGINEFLRDISFGRGRTAPVRGAQLPSVSKVEPWDGKDGALPEEEDIDLSDVDLDDLDAHVEL; from the coding sequence ttatCTGCGCAGTTTTACTGGGTAGAGCGTCTGCACTCTATTCATCCTCTAGCGGTGTCATAGATCTTACGCCTTCCAATTTCCAAAAAGAAGTTATCAACAGTGATGCTGTTTGGGTTGTGGAGTTCTACGCCCCATGGTGTGGTCACTGTCAGCAGTTGGTCCCAGAATATCAGAAGGCAGCACAAGCTCTCAAAGGAGTGGTTAAAGTAGGAGCAGTAAATGCTGATGACCACAAAAGTTTGGGTGGTCAATATGGGGTACGTGGGTTCCCTACAATTAAGATATTTGGCTTGGATAAGAATAAACCAGAGGACTATAATGGCCAACGAAGTGCACAGGGAATTGTAGATGCTGCTATAAAGACTGCTAGAGAGAAGGTGAATGCCCAACTATCTGGAAAGAGAGGCAGCAGTGgaggaagcagtggcagtggaaGTGCTGATGATGTAATTGAACTCACTGATAGTAATTTTGAGAAGCTTGTGTTGAAGTCTGATGATATGTGGCTTGTGGAGTTCTTTGCCCCCTGGTGTGGCCACTGCAAGAATTTAGCTCCTCACTGGCAGAAAGCAGCTACTGAACTGAAAGGTAAAGTTAAGCTTGGAGCTTTGGATGCAACAGTTCACCAGGTCATGGCCAGCCGCTATGGCGTTCAGGGTTACCCTACCATAAAGTTCTTCTATAAAGGAGATGTTGAGGATTATGAAGGAGGACGTACTGCCTCGGATATTGTCGCTTTCGGTAATGACAGAGCCGCTGTCAATATTGAGCCTCCTGAGGTAGTTCAGCTAACTGATGAAAAGGTTTTGGAAGAAGCTTGCAAAAAGCATCAGATATGTATTATTGCTGTTCTGCCTCACATTTTAGACTGCCAAAGCGAGTGTCGAAATAATTATATCTCTATGCTTACTAAATTGGGCGATAAATACAAGCAGAAAATGTGGGGCTGGGTTTGGTCTGAAGCAATTTCCCAGTCTGCTCTTGAAGAAGCATTAGACATTGGTGGTTTTGGTTACCCAGCTCTTGCAGCTCTTAATGCCAAAAAGATGCAATTTGCTCTCCTGAAGGGATCGTTCAGTGAGAATGGAATAAACGAGTTTCTCCGCGACATATCATTTGGCAGAGGTCGAACTGCCCCAGTTCGTGGAGCACAGTTACCATCTGTTAGTAAAGTAGAACCTTGGGATGGGAAGGATGGTGCCCTACCTGAGGAGGAAGATATTGATCTTTCAGATGTTGATTTAGATGACCTAGATGCTCATGTGGagttataa